Proteins from a genomic interval of Chloroflexota bacterium:
- a CDS encoding restriction endonuclease, producing the protein MEQSNADSAQAWPPLPPNGWSLAAFALGAFWYLREGITGKGRVLLVPQSVVVILALINAVFIFRQSPFETAALPAAVAALVLWSLVGSYCAASFRGDAYRRWCEANGQTPLVPAQWQWGAFLLTGGWYVAHGMRVKGLWLWLAFFTSVGSIVGIPLAFALMCYCGANFCAERYLEKPPAEIGPTPQERWIHQDLLKALTAVAKTPQASLRASLLESAVRGLRRQGYAVRLDDEQAEGASALTLERGLRFLAVRVVPESPVSADEVEMLVTALEEDKYKVGVLVVNGPLTNAAQAAATRAHVRILDVQGVEA; encoded by the coding sequence ATGGAACAATCGAACGCAGATAGCGCACAAGCTTGGCCGCCCCTGCCGCCTAACGGCTGGAGTTTGGCCGCGTTTGCGCTGGGCGCGTTTTGGTACCTGCGGGAAGGCATCACCGGCAAGGGGCGCGTTCTGCTCGTGCCACAGAGCGTGGTGGTCATACTCGCGCTGATTAACGCAGTGTTTATCTTCCGCCAGTCGCCGTTCGAGACGGCAGCGCTGCCTGCGGCAGTTGCGGCGCTGGTGCTCTGGTCGCTCGTCGGCTCCTATTGCGCCGCATCGTTTCGCGGCGACGCCTACCGCCGCTGGTGCGAGGCGAACGGGCAAACGCCGCTGGTGCCGGCCCAGTGGCAGTGGGGGGCCTTCTTGCTTACCGGCGGCTGGTACGTGGCCCACGGCATGCGGGTGAAGGGTCTGTGGCTTTGGCTGGCTTTCTTTACGTCGGTGGGCAGCATTGTCGGCATTCCGCTTGCGTTCGCCCTCATGTGCTACTGCGGCGCGAACTTTTGCGCGGAACGGTACCTGGAAAAACCGCCGGCAGAAATCGGCCCCACGCCCCAAGAGCGCTGGATTCACCAGGACTTACTGAAAGCGCTGACGGCGGTTGCCAAGACTCCCCAGGCATCGCTGCGCGCCTCGCTGCTGGAATCTGCGGTGCGTGGCCTGCGCAGGCAGGGATATGCCGTGCGTCTGGATGATGAGCAAGCTGAAGGAGCGTCTGCCCTGACGTTGGAAAGAGGCTTGCGCTTCCTGGCTGTGCGCGTCGTACCGGAATCGCCGGTGTCCGCGGATGAGGTCGAGATGCTTGTGACGGCCTTGGAAGAAGATAAATACAAAGTGGGTGTGCTGGTGGTAAACGGGCCGCTCACCAACGCGGCCCAGGCGGCAGCAACGCGAGCGCACGTGCGGATACTGGATGTGCAGGGCGTGGAAGCGTAG
- a CDS encoding class I SAM-dependent methyltransferase, which yields MKSARSAILIALIGVSILFLRRLRQWAGNPPTQRTSHKEAIEPPELVARYSRFMALLPMRVVRGYLARYATAGSTQWRILDVGCGPGWFPLELAACAPQATVTGIDLSLPMLTTATAHAATDRHEQAVHFAQARGEVLPFADDTFDLVVSTLALHHVQDPVAALAELRRVAQPSGRILVADTRRDIHPWLWTLLKASQVGIDGLALCENGEPSASIGASYTASEAHRLALQAGWERARVQAGPGWILLERLPTQATTYPVPPTPRRKRNGRP from the coding sequence GTGAAGTCGGCACGCTCGGCAATTCTCATAGCGCTTATCGGCGTCAGCATCCTGTTCCTACGCCGGCTGCGGCAGTGGGCGGGCAATCCGCCTACGCAGCGAACCTCCCACAAGGAAGCCATCGAGCCGCCGGAACTCGTCGCGCGGTACAGCCGCTTCATGGCGCTGCTCCCCATGCGGGTAGTGCGCGGCTACCTGGCGCGCTACGCTACCGCTGGGTCCACGCAGTGGCGCATCCTGGACGTGGGGTGCGGGCCGGGGTGGTTTCCCCTTGAGCTGGCGGCGTGCGCGCCTCAGGCTACCGTGACTGGCATTGACCTCTCACTGCCCATGCTCACAACGGCAACCGCCCACGCCGCGACCGACCGTCACGAACAGGCCGTGCATTTCGCGCAGGCGCGCGGCGAGGTGCTGCCGTTTGCGGACGATACGTTCGATCTTGTCGTGAGCACGCTGGCTCTGCACCACGTGCAGGACCCGGTAGCCGCGCTCGCGGAGCTACGGCGCGTGGCGCAACCATCGGGCCGGATCCTCGTGGCCGACACCCGCCGCGACATTCACCCCTGGCTGTGGACGCTGCTCAAAGCAAGCCAGGTGGGCATAGACGGGCTGGCGCTCTGCGAAAACGGCGAGCCCTCAGCGTCCATCGGCGCTTCCTACACCGCTTCCGAGGCACACCGCCTCGCCCTCCAAGCCGGTTGGGAGCGCGCCCGCGTGCAAGCCGGCCCCGGCTGGATCCTGCTCGAACGCCTGCCCACACAAGCGACGACCTACCCCGTGCCCCCAACCCCACGCCGCAAGCGAAACGGTAGGCCGTAG
- the hisH gene encoding imidazole glycerol phosphate synthase subunit HisH, protein MIAIIDYGAGNLRSVSRAVALHTPDFVVTQDPAEVERAAAVILPGVGAAGDTIRGLERHGMIEVVQATIASGKPYFGICMGMQVLLTASEEDGGTPCLDLYPGLVRRFPKGLTVPHMGWNQVRQTQEHPMFAGIPDEAYFYFVHSYYTDPEDAALTAGATDYGVAFPSVIAQENVFATQFHPEKSAGMGLRLYENFVAWAVGAHSARTA, encoded by the coding sequence ATGATTGCGATAATTGACTACGGCGCCGGGAATTTGCGGAGTGTCAGCCGGGCGGTGGCGTTGCATACGCCGGACTTTGTGGTGACGCAGGACCCGGCGGAAGTAGAACGCGCCGCGGCGGTGATCTTGCCCGGTGTGGGCGCGGCGGGGGATACCATTCGCGGGCTGGAGCGGCACGGCATGATTGAGGTGGTGCAGGCCACGATCGCTTCCGGCAAGCCGTATTTCGGCATTTGCATGGGGATGCAGGTCTTGCTCACGGCCAGTGAAGAGGACGGCGGCACGCCCTGCCTCGATCTCTATCCCGGCCTCGTGCGGCGCTTCCCCAAGGGGCTCACCGTGCCGCACATGGGCTGGAACCAGGTGCGGCAGACACAGGAGCACCCGATGTTCGCCGGCATTCCGGACGAAGCGTATTTCTACTTTGTGCACTCGTACTACACCGACCCGGAGGACGCCGCGCTGACCGCCGGCGCCACCGACTATGGCGTCGCCTTCCCCAGCGTGATAGCGCAGGAGAATGTGTTTGCGACGCAGTTCCACCCGGAGAAGAGCGCGGGTATGGGATTGCGGCTCTATGAGAATTTCGTGGCGTGGGCGGTGGGCGCGCACAGCGCAAGAACTGCATAA
- the hisA gene encoding 1-(5-phosphoribosyl)-5-[(5-phosphoribosylamino)methylideneamino]imidazole-4-carboxamide isomerase produces the protein MQVIPAIDIKDGAVVRLFKGDFDQSTVFSHDPVETARGWEEQGAALLHVVDLDGTERGKSRNHPVVAAIAEALTIPVQMGGGLRDLAAIEQAVAAGVARVVLGTVALEQPELVAEACARYPGRVVVALDARNGKVMTHGWQHESGVDMFVLAHQMVASGVSRFLYTDVERDGTLSQPNFEATGALARAVSVPVIASGGVASLDHLTRLTTLGVEGAIVGVSLYRGAFTLPEALATVRRAAQ, from the coding sequence ATGCAAGTAATTCCCGCGATAGACATCAAAGACGGCGCGGTGGTGCGCCTCTTCAAAGGTGACTTTGACCAGAGCACCGTCTTCTCCCACGATCCGGTGGAGACCGCCCGCGGCTGGGAGGAACAGGGCGCGGCGTTGCTCCACGTGGTGGACCTGGACGGCACCGAGCGCGGCAAGAGCCGGAACCACCCGGTTGTCGCGGCGATTGCCGAGGCGCTGACCATTCCCGTGCAGATGGGCGGCGGCTTGCGCGACCTCGCTGCTATCGAGCAGGCAGTCGCGGCAGGCGTGGCGCGGGTCGTGTTGGGCACGGTGGCGTTGGAGCAGCCTGAGTTGGTCGCCGAGGCGTGCGCGCGCTATCCCGGCCGGGTGGTCGTCGCGTTAGATGCCCGCAACGGCAAGGTGATGACCCACGGCTGGCAGCATGAGAGCGGCGTGGACATGTTCGTTCTGGCGCACCAGATGGTGGCGAGCGGCGTGAGCCGGTTTCTCTACACCGACGTGGAGCGCGACGGCACGCTCTCCCAGCCGAATTTTGAGGCAACGGGGGCGCTGGCTCGAGCCGTCAGCGTGCCGGTAATCGCCTCCGGCGGTGTCGCCAGTCTCGACCACCTCACGCGGCTGACGACGCTCGGCGTCGAAGGGGCCATCGTCGGCGTATCCCTCTATCGTGGCGCGTTCACGCTGCCGGAAGCGCTGGCGACCGTGCGGCGCGCGGCACAGTAA
- a CDS encoding phytanoyl-CoA dioxygenase family protein, with product MAGLTEAQLDQFAEQGYVVAENVLDPAEDLAPVMAEYGEVLDGIARDLHAEGVISSTYADLPFDQRLIHVCDESRQLFTQPFDISLPQSAERADAPMHTGPAVFSLLINRRLLDCVESIMGPEILNNPIQHVRMKLPRHAVHTEGSSGLAGPTPWHQDNGVVVTEADETEMLTVWLPLNDATIENSCLNVVPYSYRDGLAVHCPGAGGLSIPEEQMDVAKAVPLPMQAGSVLFMHRRTMHCSYDNKTEDEVRWSFDLRYHPSGQPSGRPVFPDFVARSRANPETELRSAAGWAQLWADARVRLAASAKQKFNRWSADHPACA from the coding sequence ATGGCCGGTCTCACCGAAGCACAGCTCGATCAATTTGCTGAACAAGGGTACGTGGTCGCGGAAAACGTGCTCGATCCGGCGGAAGACCTGGCGCCGGTGATGGCGGAATACGGTGAGGTGTTGGACGGCATCGCCCGTGACCTGCACGCCGAAGGTGTCATTTCCTCCACCTATGCCGACCTGCCGTTCGACCAGCGGCTCATTCACGTCTGCGACGAGAGCCGCCAGCTCTTCACCCAGCCGTTCGATATCTCCCTGCCGCAGAGCGCCGAGCGCGCCGACGCGCCCATGCACACCGGCCCGGCCGTCTTTAGCCTGCTTATCAACCGCCGCCTGCTCGATTGCGTCGAGAGCATCATGGGGCCGGAAATCCTCAACAATCCGATACAGCACGTGCGCATGAAGTTACCGCGCCACGCCGTGCATACGGAGGGATCGAGCGGCTTGGCCGGCCCCACGCCCTGGCACCAGGACAACGGCGTGGTGGTCACAGAGGCGGATGAAACGGAAATGCTCACGGTGTGGCTGCCCTTGAATGATGCCACCATTGAGAATAGCTGCCTGAACGTCGTGCCGTACTCGTATCGGGACGGCCTCGCCGTGCACTGCCCGGGCGCCGGCGGCCTAAGCATACCGGAAGAGCAGATGGATGTGGCGAAAGCCGTGCCGCTGCCCATGCAGGCCGGCAGCGTGCTCTTCATGCACCGCCGTACCATGCACTGTTCGTACGATAACAAGACAGAGGACGAGGTGCGCTGGAGCTTCGACCTGCGCTACCACCCGAGCGGTCAACCCAGCGGCCGCCCGGTCTTCCCTGACTTTGTAGCCCGCAGCCGCGCCAACCCCGAGACGGAACTCCGTTCCGCTGCCGGGTGGGCGCAGCTCTGGGCGGATGCGCGGGTTCGTCTGGCCGCTTCCGCTAAACAGAAGTTCAACCGCTGGTCCGCCGACCACCCCGCCTGCGCCTAA
- a CDS encoding phytanoyl-CoA dioxygenase family protein, translating into MAGLTQAQLNQLTEQGYVVVENVLDPEEDLAPVMAEYADVLDGIARNLYAEGVISSVYADLPFDQRLIQVCDESGQIFAQPFDISLPQKAIGADAPMHTGPAVFNLLVNSRLLDCAESVVGPEILSNPVQHVRMKLPRHVVHVENPSNLSVAVPWHQDNGVVVEEADETEMLTVWLPLNDATIENSCMYAVPYSHREEELAVHCPGVGGVWIPETLVDVANAVPLPMQAGSILLMHSKTMHCSYDNKTQDQVRWSFDLRYQPVGQPTGRPVFPEFVARSRANPESELRDAATWTQMWEDARPKLAASSTENFNRWSADHPVCA; encoded by the coding sequence ATGGCCGGCTTGACGCAAGCGCAACTCAATCAACTTACTGAACAAGGCTACGTTGTCGTAGAAAACGTCCTCGATCCGGAAGAAGACCTGGCGCCGGTGATGGCGGAATATGCCGACGTGCTGGACGGTATCGCCCGCAATCTCTACGCTGAGGGCGTTATTTCCTCTGTGTATGCCGACCTGCCGTTCGACCAGCGGCTAATTCAAGTCTGCGACGAGAGCGGCCAGATTTTTGCCCAGCCTTTCGACATTTCACTGCCGCAGAAAGCCATAGGGGCTGACGCGCCGATGCACACCGGCCCGGCCGTCTTCAATCTGCTCGTAAACTCACGTTTGCTCGATTGCGCGGAGAGCGTCGTGGGGCCTGAAATCCTCTCCAACCCCGTGCAGCACGTGCGCATGAAGCTGCCGCGTCACGTCGTCCATGTGGAGAACCCGAGCAATCTTTCCGTGGCCGTGCCCTGGCACCAGGACAACGGCGTGGTGGTAGAAGAGGCGGACGAAACCGAGATGCTGACAGTGTGGCTACCCCTGAACGATGCCACCATCGAGAATAGCTGCATGTACGCCGTGCCTTACTCGCACCGGGAAGAAGAGCTCGCCGTACACTGCCCGGGCGTCGGCGGCGTCTGGATACCGGAAACACTTGTGGACGTGGCGAACGCCGTACCGTTGCCCATGCAGGCGGGAAGCATTCTGCTCATGCACAGCAAGACCATGCACTGTTCGTACGACAACAAGACCCAGGACCAGGTGCGCTGGAGTTTCGACCTGCGCTATCAGCCGGTCGGCCAGCCTACCGGGCGACCGGTCTTCCCCGAGTTCGTGGCCCGCAGCCGCGCCAATCCTGAATCGGAGCTGCGCGATGCCGCAACGTGGACCCAAATGTGGGAAGACGCCCGACCTAAACTGGCCGCCTCCTCTACCGAGAACTTCAACCGCTGGTCCGCTGACCATCCCGTGTGCGCGTAA
- a CDS encoding transglutaminase domain-containing protein, translating into MKTDILQFYTRHTRFTDPGEYANHLKALPAGMDALHSALSGLLMPIWKVQKHHPELVLARPEEIKTRHIRRSLEAMLAIDDRPLNVARDESRRLIVDCRHFAALLCAVLRQRGIPARSRWGFATYLEKTHYQNHCLCEYWSAKEGRWVLEDPDLQMQDVAPEQFITAGRAWQMCREDRDNGALFGFGRHPRGLGLSNVRGILVSDFAALNGFEMLSDDWWGMHLKNNKDVTKDDTAVLDRAAILAITEESFAERRELYQNCEALRVPPVIETHAPGSSRHVGIEWRKEA; encoded by the coding sequence GTGAAGACGGACATTCTGCAATTCTACACAAGACACACTCGCTTCACCGACCCCGGTGAGTACGCCAATCATCTCAAGGCTCTGCCGGCGGGCATGGACGCACTGCACTCTGCGCTTAGCGGACTGCTGATGCCCATCTGGAAAGTGCAGAAGCACCACCCTGAACTGGTATTGGCACGGCCAGAAGAGATCAAAACCCGCCATATCCGCCGCTCGCTTGAAGCAATGCTCGCCATTGATGATCGCCCTCTCAACGTTGCTCGCGATGAGTCGCGCCGCCTAATCGTCGATTGCCGCCACTTTGCCGCCCTGCTGTGTGCCGTCTTACGCCAGCGAGGGATACCAGCACGCAGTCGCTGGGGGTTTGCCACCTATCTTGAAAAGACGCACTATCAAAACCACTGTCTCTGCGAATACTGGAGCGCCAAAGAGGGTCGCTGGGTACTAGAGGATCCCGATCTACAGATGCAAGACGTTGCGCCGGAGCAGTTCATTACGGCAGGACGAGCTTGGCAGATGTGCCGCGAGGACCGAGATAATGGCGCTCTTTTCGGCTTTGGCCGTCATCCGCGCGGGCTAGGGTTATCCAATGTCCGTGGAATCCTGGTGAGCGACTTTGCGGCCCTCAATGGCTTTGAAATGCTTTCCGATGACTGGTGGGGAATGCATTTGAAGAACAACAAGGATGTGACGAAAGACGATACTGCTGTGCTTGACCGTGCAGCTATCTTGGCAATTACAGAGGAGTCATTCGCCGAGCGACGGGAACTGTATCAGAATTGCGAAGCGTTGCGCGTGCCGCCTGTAATCGAGACACACGCCCCGGGCAGCAGCCGGCATGTTGGCATCGAGTGGCGAAAAGAAGCCTGA
- the dgoD gene encoding galactonate dehydratase — translation MKITSVETFAAPIVSRDVLIVRINTSEGISGIGEAYPVGPNRAVAAAIDDFADWIVGKDPRDINAIWYHMYVHSRFPGGSVINAAISGIDHALWDISGKAAGEPVYRMLGGKCRDRIRVYQGCGGATPEACAASAKSLVEKYGYTALKMSPHPPNSSQMSWNAVVAAAGERIAAVREAVGPDVDIGLDPHARIFEPARALEMAAAVAPSQPFFFEEPLRPENIDALAWFAQKSPVPVATGEMLYTSFGFRELLEKQAATIIQPDICVCGGLTEMRKIAALAEAHYVKVAPHNPLGPVATAVNVHFAAATHNFIILEYHADDEAPRKDILDAPVKLKDGYLEIPEKPGWGIELNEDYVRGQPIRSWHRPFDVGPDGSAAFI, via the coding sequence ATGAAAATCACTTCAGTCGAGACCTTTGCCGCGCCAATCGTATCGCGCGACGTGCTCATCGTAAGAATCAACACCTCAGAAGGCATCAGCGGTATCGGCGAGGCCTATCCGGTGGGGCCGAACCGGGCGGTGGCGGCCGCCATTGACGACTTTGCCGATTGGATCGTGGGCAAAGACCCCCGTGACATCAACGCTATCTGGTACCACATGTACGTGCATTCGCGCTTTCCCGGTGGATCGGTCATCAACGCCGCCATCAGCGGAATTGACCATGCCCTGTGGGACATCAGCGGCAAGGCGGCGGGAGAGCCCGTGTACCGCATGCTCGGCGGCAAGTGCCGCGACCGCATTCGCGTGTACCAGGGTTGCGGCGGCGCAACGCCGGAAGCCTGCGCGGCCAGCGCAAAGTCACTCGTGGAGAAGTACGGCTACACCGCCCTGAAGATGTCGCCGCATCCGCCTAACTCCAGCCAAATGTCGTGGAATGCCGTGGTGGCCGCGGCCGGTGAGCGCATTGCGGCGGTGCGGGAGGCCGTGGGGCCGGACGTAGATATCGGCCTCGATCCCCACGCCCGCATTTTCGAGCCCGCCCGCGCCCTGGAAATGGCGGCAGCGGTCGCGCCCTCCCAGCCGTTCTTCTTCGAAGAGCCGCTGCGGCCGGAGAACATCGACGCCCTGGCGTGGTTCGCGCAGAAGTCGCCGGTTCCCGTCGCCACCGGCGAGATGCTCTACACGTCGTTCGGCTTTCGGGAACTGCTGGAGAAGCAGGCGGCGACCATCATCCAGCCGGATATCTGCGTCTGCGGCGGCCTGACCGAGATGCGCAAGATCGCGGCGCTCGCCGAGGCGCACTACGTCAAAGTAGCGCCGCACAATCCGCTGGGGCCGGTAGCGACCGCCGTGAACGTCCACTTTGCGGCGGCGACCCACAACTTCATCATCCTGGAGTACCACGCCGACGACGAAGCGCCGCGCAAGGACATACTCGACGCGCCGGTCAAGCTCAAAGACGGGTATCTGGAGATTCCCGAGAAGCCCGGCTGGGGCATCGAACTCAACGAGGACTACGTGCGCGGTCAGCCCATCCGCTCTTGGCACCGGCCGTTCGACGTAGGCCCCGACGGTTCAGCGGCATTCATCTAG